The following nucleotide sequence is from Zea mays cultivar B73 chromosome 1, Zm-B73-REFERENCE-NAM-5.0, whole genome shotgun sequence.
ACTACAGTACAAAAGCATAGATGAAAATAAAATAATACATATGATGCTATGAACCTTATTAATTCATTGGAAGTAGGTAAGAAGACTATGATATGCTTTGTTCCAACTAATAAACAATGGAAATAGATATAGTGTTTCATAGTACCATTCTTTCTTATTGTTTCTTCTTCTCAGATTTAACAGAAATATTCACCTTCTGTCCCTGAGATACATCACGCTCTATCTTCTTTCGCCACACAAACCTGTAAAGAGACAAGATAAAGAGCATCCTTCTTTGAAAATTATAGTGGTAATGCAAAAGGAAGGTAGCAAATAATCTGGGTGTTCAAGGAAGCCACTGACATTTTATTTTACTTGGCAATATTGGCAAACATTAGAAATCTTATCCCAAGGTAAACATGCTATCAGAAGTGTGTCAACATGAAGTGCAATAATATGCCAAACTATAAGGCAAAGGGATATGTAAATCCACATAGAAAGGTACTCAATTGTCTAAAGAAGTTTAATTACATCAAATTATGGCCAAGACTTGGGACCCCAACAGAGTTGAACCAGCTAAATTAATCAGGAAAATGACACGCGCTTCTTCATACTACAGTCACTTGGTCCACTACAGGAATGGATGCAAACCGTGTGTGCTGTGCTGAGACAGCGACATGATCTTTGCCAATGCGTTCTGGAAAAGCAAGAAATCAATCCATTTACAGCAGCGAACCTCTGCTTACGAGCATCTGCTATGGTCTATGAACTACAGTAATCTCACATCTAACCACAATCTGGCTAAAAAAGAAATGATAAAAGTCTTGTCCATCATAGCGGTAAGTACTCACCAATAGCTGAAATGAAAAAGAAAACAAAGGTTATGTGTAGTTGTAGAATTTAGCAAATTTTCCTCTAGCAATCTTTTCCCAGGACATACAAATATATTACTAAATTAACAAGATGAGTCTCTTTTTAGTAAAGAAGAATAAATATATGCATTGCAAATGAAGCTGCACAAACCAAATATACCTTCTGAAATAGTACCAGTGCCCTGACCTTTGCTTTTTCCTTCTATAAATATATCTATTAATAATTCTAGAAACAACATCAGAAGCACAAAGACTACCCATACAAAAAGTAATGTCATGTGAAGCCAATCATAAATGAGGAATTGACTGCAAAGTGAATGCGCATGGCCAAGGATTATGACGTTGAGTACCGCATGTTCTCCTCCGACGGAGACACACTTATACCTGGTGCTGCACGCGTGAGAAGAAAAGCGGAATCAAACAATAGAGAACTGAGACTAATACAGTAGCAGTAGACTTCAAATTACACCAAAATTCCAAGAGAGCTAGGCACCTGGTTCGTTGAGCAACCATTGTGTCTTGCACATATCCAAATCTGAAATAGATTACTCATTAGCATAGGCCAGCAAACAGAGTATTCGATTCCAACTGGACCTGCATTTTTAAGTGAAATCCAAACTCCGTCACATCTCTCAAACATGGCTAAAAAAGTCCAAATGGTAACTGTAGACGATTTATGCACACAAAGCATCTATTAAATCATATATCAAGTTAAATGGTACACTCCAACAgcagtagcaatagcatagcattTGAAAGGAGAAGAAAAAATAGATTGCTAAGTATGTATATCGACAAGCTAATCAAAGCTAGTCAACATGCACATTCCAACGCCCACAACCCCACATTAATACATTATGCATTGCTTGGAAGTGTAGCATTTGAAGGGATCGAACACTTAAAAGTATGGACCCTAAATAAAAGTTTAAACATTTATCTCAGAGAGGGAGATGGTTACCTGTAGTGAGATGGTTACCCAAGAACTTCCGggcggagagggagagggtaccgGCAGCGCGTCTGTAGCGCGATGGGCTGGCTGGCGGCGGCGCGGTGGGCGAGCTAGCGAAGAGCGTGGTGGGCGGGCTGGCGGCGGCGGGTTCGCGCTTAAAATCGATATTTCCACGAAGAATAGCCTGCGCCACCCCTTGTTCAGTCTCTGTAGTTTTTTCCAGGTCAGGTTTTTTGAAGTAGAGTAAATTTAATGACAAAATACTGGTTCAATAAAGAAGTTACCAGCCCAAAATGGTTGGACACATAGTTAAATGGTTGAAATAAGCTCTGAAATAAACATGCACCTATCTAAGTAATCATCTTCCAAGATAACTCattattcctataagcatttgctAAGTTTTTTTTgccagagaacaaacaaaaacaatagcTACAGTGGAAACGGATCCACTATGGCAAATGGGACCTGAATCTTCTTTTTAGAATCGCAGAGGTAGGAGATCTGAAGTTTTGCAGAAGGGAAGAACAAcaacaaaaattcataacttattaGACACAAAACATATGTTCTCAAGTTACAACTACAACTCAAACTGAACTGATATATGCCACATTACTATATTATATTGGTATTTCATCAAACAATTTAATGGCATGATAAGCAGTGGTAGATGTTATTGGGCCTAAAAGCTATATCAGTTAGAGCCATAGTTCGACAGCAGGTGCGTACCTTTACATCGGCGAGCAGCGGGAGGAGTTTAAACCTGGATGCCAAGATTTGTTGATAGGTAATATACATATCTGGACATAGGAGCTTAATCATGGGGTGCACCTACTTTGGATTAGCATCCTAATCCTCATGTATCCATTTGGCACAATAACGCTACTGCATCAGCAGTGGCACATCAATCAAAGGGGTTGTTTGAGCTTAAAAGTTTATTTTATATATTGGCACATCTCTACATAATTCCCACACATTTTAGGCGAACTAATGGATGTATAAAGTACCATTCTTGCAGCTAGAGTTAATGTAAAATACTATTTGAGAGTGACCTAGCCCTGGCCACACATTTTAAGCAAACTATTTGAGAATTGCAACTACCCCTAGAGTGAGCACATCTATAATGGTGCATACCAAACTGGAATTAAAAAAATCTTCATTTGCAGTGGTAGTTGCTAGAACTTATACATTGTATAACATGTCACTGTTGAAAATATACCTGAAATTAACATGCTTGCTAAACACCACTTCCCTAATAGTAACATCCATTTCCTCCCCCACACACCTGGAGACCGATATTGCTACAACCCGGATGAGTGCAGGCAACCATGAATGAAAAGGCCACCGCCAACTCCAGATAACCAGAGATGTTCCTGACAAGAAAAAAATCATTAATAAGAAAAGAAGCAATTATCAGGAATAAGTTCAACTCAAACCACAGGAAATGCACTTTTACCAGGGAAAACCTCGATTGTCAAAAACCACCGCAGAATACAAGTTACTAAACATAAGCTGTATATAAGAAAAAATGGTGCTGGACACAATAGATTGTTTTGATAAAAAGATAGAATAGTTTGCAGGAGCTATGCCCTGACTTGCACTGTGAGTGAAACAAAGAGCTATTGAAATTCGTTTGATTTTGCTCCCACAACAGCTTGTGCAATCAGTTACAGGAAATAGAAAAAATAGCTTGATAGAAGAGGAAAGCAGAGAGCTCTTACTTCTTTTTAGATTTAAATCACTTTCTAGCTGAATATTAAGAAAATCGTACATCTTCTCCCAGGGAAAAATGATTAGACTGATAAAATATTCACATGAACCATAAAAAAGACCTTTACAGTTCCAAAATGGACATCTAAAAAAAACTTTATAGCAGAAAACAAAAGAAATAAGAAAACCATGTAGAGCAGTTGTTCCTTTTGAGTTAAAGAACAAATTCCATGCCTTTGATACTGAGCGTCATTATCCTAGTGTGCATTGTTAAATCATGAATACGTATGAAACTGAAATAATACAAGGACACATTTTCTAGAATTCTAACAAAGAAGGATTTGGTTGTGATCAAATCTTGATTCCTTTTTCCATGCCAGCTTGTTTCTTCTCCAAATACCTTTTACACCTCATGTTCTTCATGGTTAACAGTAAATACGGAATTCCTAACTGACTGATATTTTCCAAATTGTAAGTCTGAGATATTAGTAAccagaagttacctccaaaataaAACCTTTAAGCAAAGTCAATAATAAATTTCCAAAGCTTAGCTATTTACTCTCTATGGTGAAAAACCTTGCCTACAAATGTTTGCAAGCAAAAAAAATCTATCTAGCATTCCTTACGAGGAGAGGAAAACACATCCCATAAATACAAAATTTTAAGTAAACGTTGAATGCCTGGGCCTCAGTTGAAGCGAATCTAGGTGTATGTTTGCTTTTTAATGAAAATAATTCCACCAGTTCTAAATTGGTCTAGATTCAAGAAAAATACTCCAAAAGCTCTCCTTTCAAATTCTGACAAATGCTCAGCTCTTTCACAAGGAAATGAGGTAacaaaaactatatatatatatatatatatatatatatatatatatatatatatatatatatatatatatatatatatatatatatatatatatatgagagagagagagagagggtcagTGGACTTTGATGCCAATCGTTCATAGCTAGATGTCACCTGGCCTCCATTTTTAGCAGTTTGTTTCTGCACGGCAAACCATCAGTATTACCACCATCTAGGACTAAATTGACGTGAGTAATAAAGTATAACCGAGCAGACTTTGGATGGTATTTGAGTGTACCAATTTCTTTCTACGGCATATAACCTAAGCGACAAGTTTTCAGCAGCATAAGACCATTTTTCCTTAAAACAAAGTCTGCACGGTGACATATAAATCTGCTCCATGAGCTGAATACTCAAGTGACTCGGTAAGTTAAGTCAGAGTGGACTTTCCTCGTGTTGTGTACACAGTATTTCATAAAATAATCAACATTTAAGTTGCAAATCTAAATGACAAAAGTGTGTACCACACCACAAACATCCTAAGACTTTGATGTACCAACCAGGCAAAGCCCAACACAATATATTTTCATTCTTCATCAAACCAAAATGCTCTGTAATAGGGAAGAAAGAGCCCGGCTGAACCGATGTCCTGAAAATTATCGTCAGTACCACTAGATATTATCCTGAAAAAAGGAGATTAACAGTATCTACCGGATCACTACCAGATACTATCTTGCAGCTAGTAATAGCCAATTGCCTATGAAAGAACCACCAAATTGTTTCCGGGTTCCAGAGCTAGTAATAACCACATTTTTTATGGATTGCAGGAAAaaagaagtacattttgctactcTGAGCTCTACCGTCAAGTTTCCTCCCACTAAAACCAGAAATCACGGAAGTGCGCAGAAAATCGTCTGAAATTGGGAAAGGATCTCGGTTGGTGTGACTCACCAGGCTTGAAGAAGATGGAGAGACCGAAGTCGATGGCCTTGAGCGGCGAGTTCTCCTTCTTATTGGCGAAGAGGAAGTTCTCCGGCTTGAGGTCGCGATGGATGACGTCGTGCTGATGGCAGAGCTGGACGACCTCGACGATGATGCGGGTGACATTGGCGGCAGCGCGCTCGGTGTAGTGCCCCTGCGCGACGATGCGGTCGAAGAGCTTGCTGCCCTCGTAGAGCTCCATGACGAGGTGGACGGCGCCCTCGTCCTCGCACGCCTCCCGCAGGGACACGACGCTTGGTGCGGCTTCTTCTTCGCGTTGGATGCGGGGAAGTGCAAAGAGCtggcgtcctcccgcgcgacggcGGCCGGCGAGCGGCAGCAGTTGCCCATGGCCGCCTGAGATCCAAAGGCGTGGCGGGAGGCTAGGGTTGGAGCGGCATTTGGGGCGCTGGGGTGGGCGCGGTGGCCGCGCGGGTGGGCGGCGCGATGCTGCGCGCGGCGGTGGGCGCGCTGGCGGATAAGAGTGAGAGATGGTGAAAGTGACTCGCGGCGCGGGATAGGGATCTAGATATtttgggttaagttcgacggtttcgagttggcccacgaacttaatttaagaacgtgggtacccacgttcctattaaattaagttcgacggttttggttagggcccacgaacttaatttaaaaacgtgggtacccacgttcttaaaaaaACACATGAACTTAACTGatttaagaacgtcggtacccacgttcttaacaaaacccacgaacatttatcagtttcttgtagtgattccacaaccttcttattacgaaggtgcaacacgtatacaacgtacaacacacctagtcaccacacctcgcaggtagaaaccccaatagtaacatagtaatgtcacacttcatatatacctcatgagtgcaaatgtctgcaaatgcaaggatgacttctgccttcatacctctaaggatatgaagccgcatcgtacccctcctcgggcaacgtacgatgctaaaaatgtaccggtacggtcggaccataagatcgcgacataacttcaaaatgcaagatggatgatgcaatgtgcatgtcatgcctacaacacttcatataacgtgattcaaaaagatacttcaacttcatccaagatgggaatcaaccacatatatcattaccaaattatgatcatccacaatattagacaattgagaattaatacttccaaacaaataaacttcatcatagaattcaatgattaacataattaaaacttatgcataatcaatgacagggattaggatgcaacccaaacggtagcaaccaccactgtatttacttgcctttaccggaagttcgggcaaatccctaagtacgatccagaagtccaccacctgtttttgacacacaacttagtgcaccaatttcacataatcaggctcataaacgatgccgcacctacgcacaaactcaaaccccgccgcgggttacatctctccccacacccaccaaactgcagcggcgctgcttaataatttcataactttaaaattatgacagcaatggtaacaaaaaaaaaactccagaggcatctacataaaattccccacaagttttgtatacaatttataattaaattccaaaatctaattagcccaaaacagtccacaagatgaaccctgtaatctgtttttttgtcttttggacagcgacatacccagattcaaacagcgatatcttttaaaatataattccaaatcaagcgcataagtactcattggaaagataagacaaatccctacattattatcatactggttaacactaattacccacgaaaaattcctagaaactgctaatactactgctgttcacccacctgaaaatctgtttttttggacagcaacataaccggattcaaacaacgatatctcctaaattataactccgaatcgagcgcataagtactcgttggaaaggtatgacaaagctctacatgattctcccactgatccccactaattgcccacgaaaaattcccagaatatcctagaactactgctgttcgtccacccactaaatttctggacagcacctataccaaatcgcataggtgaacatgtaaccaattggatttcagcacaaatacaacaaaatgatcacaaaaatcaccttgggttcctcctttcctccttcttttcttccttcttcctccctcaaactctcatggaagactcgcacccacacgacggacaccaagcggggaggctccaccttggagaggaagaggggggcggctagggttgaggggtggcgctgcaatcacttgggaaaggaggagagggattggggtggctgcaagagtggaagagaggaagagagaggggggcggccaaaggggtgggggagtgagagggagggggcggctagggttaaggggggggactaatgggctccccaccgccagatcgagatccacggcccaaactcgctctcacgtctgctcccgaccccagcgcacaaatccaacaagtaatctactgttttactggtgaatgcttcctaaaaaactccaaccccaactacacagatcacgaaataaaagggaaaaataaatttaacttcttttcagaaaattgggtatcacagttATACATCCGATTCGCACCGTTCAAGTCGCGTTAGATTCATATTAAAGTTGTCTACATGTTTAAAATATTATTCTCTATGGTTACatattttaaataatttattAAATGTTTGTTTGACCAACGATTATTAAATTAGCGTTCCAATTAAATCCAATTTAGGGTTTTCAACTTGCGCTTTGATAAATAAATATCAACATGGTTAATATTAACTGAAATATTCTTTTATGAAtaattgtttagtataaacgtcaTCTATTTAATAGACCTCACGTGTCGCATTTGTCCGCGCGTCATCCGCACATGCTGTGCGCGTGCTGTCGTACTGTTTCGCACGTCGCACACTTTGTTTTGCGATGTTaattcgcctcgcttagaatcactcatattatttaaattacttatttaaccgaGAGTTGTTAGTGTAGCGGATTAATCCAAACTAGGTAATACCTCTAATTTACATTTGGTAAATGTCGATTAATACaagtatgtcgaattaaatgttctagTTCATATTTATATAACGTAAACACTATAACTACTCAATCGTAGCTTCGATCTCAGCATTTCTTTTTATCGTGTGACCATAGAAGCAAGCTCTATTTCGTATTGCGTATTTTTATAATCAAAATTtgcctaggggggtgaataggcaagctaATTTTTTTTCCAACAAAAAGTAGAACGAACTAGGTAAAACCGGTTTAGCCGGTTTGCACGAGTTAAACTAAACAATGAGATATAAAATtgaattgatctcaaaattcacatagttaactttggaaatgagatgttctagaagatccacatggttcaaagtattagatctgagaagggcatttctcaaaatccacacactaaaaagatataaacaaatcttccacggaatggtgagagaacgaagaacacgaacaaacacaatgGACAAGAACACAAGATATacaagatttatcctgaggtttggtcacaccaccaaggttccctacttcctcgttgaggggcCCACAAAGAgctaggtctctttcaaccctaatcctccctttgccgaccacaaaggtcaagcccacacactaatctttgatcACACGAGCgggtagtaaaaactttcttgtggtcttccacaagatttggagagtcacaagagacacctattcatctaggagctagaagctccaagagtaatgaatccacaaagaactcgatgtagtaccaaagctcgaatcaatagGAACAATaatgatttggagatgaagcacaaaaaccacaactctttgtaaggaaaatggaccccgggccatttggctaattgagttttggtgtttgatgatcaacacaatccgtgaactaataagttttctagtgtttgtgtttgtagttcacaggatgcaagattaacttggactaaggaattgaggaaagcaacacctcaaaagaagacattaaaatgatccaagaaaagtccaagtgtgctgcctgcggactgtttgtgcgtggagcaccagactgtccggtgcccacacgccggactgttcggtgcaccagggaaccacaacccaacgactagttccaggtggcacccggagagaagaccaccggactgtccggtgtggaaagcctgcggcgccaacggtcacctgctctgacagggcaacaactaggcgcaccggacaggctacagtgcgttgtccggtgcaccaccggactgtccggtgtgccgcagaaagcagcaacttttctccaacggctctatttgtgttgggggctataaatacacccccaaccggccatttccaagggtgggagcccaagagacataccaaggcatataatagacattcccaagtgctcttacacccaagtgcttaatagaatcactcggtgattagcgtaggtgctttgcgaagtgcttaggttagttagaccgctttagcgcttgctctaggtgaaccctagattgttgagtgagtttagatatacctcacaacccctcgactcttgcgcggaccgttgtaattgtaccgagtggggcgagtgtcttgcgagaccgtgacaaccgcatttgtgtcacggccgccaccgtgtaccggagagaACAAGGCCCAcgacgtttcggccggaagctcgatagtggagacggcggggagcgtccgagaggagccggaagcggagcaccacttgcgcgtggagaaggcccgcggctctctacggagttactcgacgaggtgcttggccctcgcgtgggcttccctttgcgtaggggcaccaacgaggattagtcaggaccttgcatggttctggataccttggtaaaaataccggcgtcatccacgagagtttgcttctctactttgctctttaagttttcgcatttatattaagcattcaagtttcaatcttgtatacatacttatttagtgtagattgaaacttagccattgcggtagagatagcaacacttagacaaaacctagtttgcacattctagtttgactatttgcataggttttgctctagggatttatttgtggcctagtttagcgaaagttttagaagtcctaattcaccccccctcttaggcatcacctgtttcctacaagtggtatcagagcctggtttggctcatttgaaatgctttagcttcaccgctaaaagagtcgtcgctttttagaggaagggatggatacccataggccaccacacttcgacggcactaacttcccatattatagtgctagaatggcttgttacctagaggccgttgatcttggtgtttggagagtcactcgtgacatgatgaaaccccccaagaatcccgagaaacccaccgcgagtgaggaaaaagaaattcatttaaatgctagagccaaaaattgcttgtatgaatctcttagcatggatatttttaatcaagtatttaccttgaaaactgctaatgagatttggct
It contains:
- the LOC109943470 gene encoding calcium-dependent protein kinase 3, whose amino-acid sequence is MELYEGSKLFDRIVAQGHYTERAAANVTRIIVEVVQLCHQHDVIHRDLKPENFLFANKKENSPLKAIDFGLSIFFKPETEQGVAQAILRGNIDFKREPAAASPPTTLFASSPTAPPPASPSRYRRAAGTLSLSARKFLGNHLTTGPVGIEYSVCWPMLMSNLFQIWICARHNGCSTNQHQV